The genomic DNA GCACCGACCCGCTGGACGCTGCGCGTGACCACGCCGAGACGCCGAGCGTGGAGCGTCTCCTCGAGTGGGCCCAGGAGCGCGTGCAACCCGTCGTCGGTCCGGCCGGCCACACGGCTTCCACGGCGAGCGCTGTCTGGCATTGGTTCGCGCCGACTCACGCCGATCGTGACGGCTCGCTTGCCTCCGCGCTCCTCGGCGCCCACCAGAGCACCTTGACTGAGGCACTGGCGGGGGACACTCCGGAGCACCGCGCGCTGGACGCGCATGTGGAGCAAGCACTCACTGCCCTTGACGGCGAGAATCCGGAGTCGGAACGACCAGCCGACCTGCTCACGACCAGCGCGCTTCTCGGTTTAGGAGCACCGGGGAACATCGCATGGCGTGCGCTCAACCGGTTGAAGCGGCCGGACGACAGCGTGACCGAGTTGGGGCAATGGCGCGCAGCGGCAATCCTCGCGTCCGGGCTGCGGAGCGTGTTCGCCCGGCCCGTTTCGATATTGCTGCTCGACAGCCTGTACGCGGGCTCCGGCAGCATGCGCGACGACGACGGCATCTATTGGCGCCGGGTGGCTCGCTATTGCATCGACGGGGGTCTCCAAGCGGTCCTCGATGAGTACATCCACCACCTCGCGGGGGAAGCCGGCGTCGCCGCGACCACGGACGAGGGGCTGATCGCGCTCGCCGCAACGGCTCGGCGCGCAATCGCCGTTCGAGAGTCGGTCTACCGCGCGACCGACATCGACAACTTCGACGGCGAGGGCATTGCGTTCCCGAGCCGGTGTGCGATGCGGTTTGGCAGCGCCCGACAGAGTCAAGATGAAGCGAGGCTCCCCGAGGTAAGGGCGGCGTTCAACTCGCCGTTCTGGCCATTTGTTCTCGCGACGACCTCCGTCGGCCAGGAGGGAATCGATTTCCATTGGTGGTGTCATTCGGTCGTCCACTGGGACCTGCCTGGAAACCCCGTCGATTTCGAGCAGCGTGAGGGTCGGGTGGACCGCTACAAAGGACATGCCATCCGCAAGAATGTCGCGGCCGCACACCGATCGGCAGCGCTGGCTCCCGGAGTCAGGGACCCCTGGACCGCAGTCTTCGAAACTGCCTCTGCGGAGAGCGACCACGATCTCGGCGGCCTGTCCCCTTGCTGGATATTTCCAGGAAATGCCCAACTCCACCGACGAATCATGGCCCTTGGCCTAAGTCGCGACGAGGATCGATGGGCACGGCTGCAGGAGTCGCTGGCGCTCTATCGCCTGGCGTTCGGTCAGCCGAGGCAAGAAGACATGCTGGCCGCCCTGGAGCGTCGCGGCATCGACGGGAATCCAGACCGGATGGCGGACCTCAGGATCGACCTGCGTCCGCCGGCTCCGCGCGCAACACATTAGAGCCAATTGGCAACCGCACTGCAGCGGTCGTCCATCGAGCCGCTGGGAGTGTTGACGCTGGCTCCGCGACGAGTCCTTCAATCGGGAGTCTCGGGAGATGATGTCGGTGGCCTCCAACGTCGAGTCTCAGGCGAGGTCAATCACGATGCGGCAGTGGTCGCTTGGGCCCCAATCGTCGGGGCTGTTGAGGGCGCGGGCGGAGACGCGGTCGGCGATGTTTTCGGTGGCGAAGACGTAGTCGAGCTGTCCCCACGCCTCCGCGGGTGACTTGCCGATTGGTTTGAAGGTCACCACATCGCCGCGGTAGCCGCGCCGTCCTTCGGGCATGAGGTGGCGAAAGCCCAGGGCTCGCATCCGGTCGAATGCCGTCTGAAAGTGAAGCGCTTCGCGTTCATTCCAAATCTCCGTCGGATGGCCGCTCCAACCTCGGAAAATTGACAGGTCGCCGGCGGCAATGACGCGGCTGCGACGGCCGACCAAACGCGCCAAGTCCGAGATCAGGCGATGCACCGAGCCGATCGCCTCCCGGCGGCTCGGCGAGTCTGACTCACGTGTGAAATTGTCACCGCCGGCAGCCATTGAAACGACGATGACCGACTCGTCACCGTCGGCCGGGGTCACCACGGCGGCGCCGAGCGTGCCCCACTCGCTGGTGTAGAAGTCGTGGCTGTAGGGACCGCCGATTTGCCGGGTCGCGATGAAGCTGGCGGTGACTCGGTCGGAGAGCCGCGCGACCACTGATGGAAACCCGAGCCAGGCGTCTTGGCGCTCGGGCCAGAGCCTGTAGTCGATGTCGATGCAGGTGCGGAGGTGTTCGGGAACGCGCGAGGCTTCCTGCAAGAGCGCGATGTCGACATCGTCCATTTCGACCAGCGCATCCCACGGCTTGCGCATGTGGGCCATGTTCCAGCAGACAATCTTCATTGGAGGCGTCCGCCAGTCAGTTCAACTCTCCGTTCGGCCCGCATGTTGGATGTCCCACGCCTGCGGCGACCGAATCTGGCCCGCCATTTCCAGGGTACCGAGGGCGGAGGTCAAAGTCGTGCCGCCCGGACATCTGCCTGACCGCACGATCTGACCGCTCGATCTGATGCATCTCCGGTCTAACCGCGACCCGCACTCGCCGCCGTGACGACTGCATGAAACCTCTCGCAACGCTCGGGCTAGGTGCTTGGAATGAGCTGTCCCGTTACGCGTATATCGTAGAAGTAGATATTCTGGACCTCGCTGGAGCCGGTACATCCCAGACTTAGGGATACATCGTCATCATACGGAAGACCTGCTTCGAGATGCACCACCTCTCCATTGATGTACAGTGCAACGGATCCTCTGTCGTAGACAAATCTCACGTGGAATCTGTCTTCTCTTTCTAGAATCGGATGTACTTCACGTCTTATTGACTGCCACTCGGCATCGTAGCCAAATCCATAACGTGTCCACCTGAGATTTGCATATATACCAGTTCGCAAACTAGTATATTCTGTAAAGCTTATTACATCATGCGGCTCATATGGCCGCGCGGAAGTATTGCCGAGTTCTATGAGAAATCCAGACAATGCGGCAGGATTCTTCCATATTGTCGCCGTGAGCTCGATTGGCCCACCCTCGACCCAAAACGCCATCGCACCGCCAGCTCGCCCTGAAGCGACTATGTCCCTCGGACAGGCCGCACCCTCACGCTCGATCAGGGTGATTCGGTCGAACAGCGGCCGCGCCGGGCGCGAAGCCGCCGCGCCACTGGCAATGTCATCCAGCCAGGCGTCCACCAGCGCCTGAGCCGCTTCGGCGGTGAGAGCGGAGTCGGCCTGCGAACGTTCAGGCGATGTGCTGCCGGCAATGCCCACCACGCGTCCGGTTGTGGTGGCGACCGGGCTGCCACTCTTGCCGGCGTTGATCGTCGGAGTGAAGGTCAGCTGCTGGCCGGCCTGCACGGTCAATGCCCATATCGACGTCGCCGTCGGCTCCGCTTGACATTCGACACCTCGGCCCGTCTCGGGTTTCGTGGCGTCAAATCCGGTGGCCACGAGCTCAGTCCCATGCGCCAGGCCCGCTGACTCGCCCAACTGCACCGGAATATGACCGTCGCCGTCAACCTTGATCAGCGCAAGGTCGTGCCCCTGGTGGCCAGCGACGATCTGGGCATTGGCCGTGTAGCCGCGCGGGCTTGCGACCGACATCGTGGCCGCGTCCACCGCAAGGCGCCACGGGATCAGGGCATAACCGCTCTCGGTCACGAAGAATCCCGTCCCGCACGCTTGGTCGGTCCTGACGCGCAGCAGGGCTAGTTCCAGGAACTTCGCCACGTCTTCGGCGGTGTCGCCGTGAGGTCCACGGCGGCTTTCCAGCCCGAGGTCAAGTTGGTCGCCGACCGCCAGCGGCGCTTCCGGGCCAAAGGCCAGGTATTGCTGCCAGGCGCGGCGCGGATAGCGGCTGTCGCGCAAGGTATCGCCCAGCAATCGCAGCTTGACCGGCGACGCGGCCGATTCGGGGTGATATTCGAGCACGGCGGCCTGGAAGTACTGGCGAATGCGGCTGTCGGGCGGGCGGCCGGGGATGTGCAGGTCGGCCTCCGGATGATCGTCCGCGCGCGCATCGGTCTTGGGAAAGCCGAACGAGGCCACGCCGCCCAGCCGGTGGAAGAAGTCGGCAAAGCCGATGTCCTCGCCTTCCACCGACTGGTTCGAGAC from Chloroflexota bacterium includes the following:
- a CDS encoding serine protease; the protein is MAGTFADGTAFRADFLANYTQTGGIERWGYPTSAIVEERPGTLTQYYQRGVVDWQPPPAGGAPTFQRRLAWDYLGGGLGGSIDQGVELHLTNPNPGELLGPWGHKVSNQSVEGEDIGFADFFHRLGGVASFGFPKTDARADDHPEADLHIPGRPPDSRIRQYFQAAVLEYHPESAASPVKLRLLGDTLRDSRYPRRAWQQYLAFGPEAPLAVGDQLDLGLESRRGPHGDTAEDVAKFLELALLRVRTDQACGTGFFVTESGYALIPWRLAVDAATMSVASPRGYTANAQIVAGHQGHDLALIKVDGDGHIPVQLGESAGLAHGTELVATGFDATKPETGRGVECQAEPTATSIWALTVQAGQQLTFTPTINAGKSGSPVATTTGRVVGIAGSTSPERSQADSALTAEAAQALVDAWLDDIASGAAASRPARPLFDRITLIEREGAACPRDIVASGRAGGAMAFWVEGGPIELTATIWKNPAALSGFLIELGNTSARPYEPHDVISFTEYTSLRTGIYANLRWTRYGFGYDAEWQSIRREVHPILEREDRFHVRFVYDRGSVALYINGEVVHLEAGLPYDDDVSLSLGCTGSSEVQNIYFYDIRVTGQLIPST